ggagcccgagggaacaGCAGCGAGTGAGGGTTATATAAGGCCGGAGCCGAAGGGGACCCCGCAAGGGGCGAGGAGAGAGGCGGAGTATAGTGCCTATGGTAGGTGTGTGATCCCAAAGGAGTTTAGATTAGTTCTGTCTGGCAAATGCATACAATGCTGACACGTTCCCCAGAACAGAGTTTAGCTGAGAATTGTCATCCCTTCACATCTGTCTTAGCATGACATCTCTGTCCAGCTCTAGGGAGCCTCCACAGAAAGCACCAATCACTGACTAACCTGCAAAAACAGACTCCAGCAAAATCCATCCCAGTGACTGTTTTCTAAGTTATTTATTCAACACCATTAtggtggattaaaaaaaatctgaaaaagaCATGAAGACCAAGGCTTTCTTTAACTTATTAGCACACAGTTCTCTGATCTTCAAAAGAATCAGCAATGAGCCAAGAAAAAATTAGTATATAATAAGAAAAGGCTGAGGTGTCCACATTAAATGGGGCAGATAGGGGTCACGCACATGGGCCTGGaatctgggaagaggtggagttaCACTGATCTAACACTCTGTGGTGTCAATTGAACACTATAAGAGCTAATAAAACTTAACACTATACAACAACACTCACTACACTCTGTAAAGTATTAAATGTAACACTGATTTGGTGAGAAttatataaacaccatgcagtgttaatttaacaatgGAAAATTTACTGTGCTGGGACATCAACTATTACCTCCAGAGTTGGCACCGTAAGAGTAGAAGCTGCCCCTTTTAGAGCCTTCAGGATCCgctgccccggccccctaattaaccaggcctggctcccggaagtggtaagctgctagcggcggcagctctgtgagggcgatgcgggctttgggcacctgcaggatagtatcccatactgccctggccccctaattagccaggcctgcctcccggaagtggtaagctgctagcggcggcagctctgagggtgatgcgggctttgggcacctgcaggatagtatcccatactgccctggcccctaattaaccaggcctgccccccggaagtggtaagctgctagcggcggcagttCTGAGGGCGATGtgggctttgggcacctgcaggatagtatcccatactgccctggccccctaattagccaggcctgcctcccggaagtggtaagctgctagcggcggcagctctgtgagggtgatgcaggctttgggcacctgcaggatagtatcccatactgccctggccccctaattagccaggcctgcctcccggaagtggtaagctgctagcggcggcagctctgtgagggcgatgtaggccttgggcacctgcaggatagtatcccatactgccccggccccctaattaggcaggcctgcctcccggaagcggtaagctgctagcggcgacagctctgtgagggcgatgcgggctttgggcacctgcaggatagtatcccatactgccctggccccctaattagccaggcctgcctcccggaagtggtaagctgctagcggcggcaggtctgtgagggcgatgcaggctttgggcacctgcaggatagtatcccatactgccctggccccctaattagccagacctgcctcccggaagtggtaagctgctagcggcggcagctctgtgagggcgatgcaggctttgggcacctgcaggatagtatcccatactgccccggccccctaattagccaggcctgcctcccggaagtggtaagctgctagcggcggcagctctgaggGCGATGtgggctttgggcacctgcaggatagtatcccatactgccccggccccctaattagccaggcctgcctcccggaagtggtaagctgctagcggcggcagctctatGGGCGATGCGgactttgggcacctgcaggatagtatcccatactgccccggccccctaattagccaggcctgcctcccggaagtggtaagctgctagcggcggcagctctgtgagggcgatgcgggctttgggcacctgcaggatagtatcccatactgccccggccccctaattagccaggcctgcctcccggaagtggtaagctgctagcggcggcagctctatGGGCGATGCGgactttgggcacctgcaggatagtatcccatactgccccggccccctaattagccaggcctgcctcccggaagtggtaagctgctagcggcggcagctctgtgagggcgatgcgggctttgggcacctgcaggatagtatcccatactgccccggccccctaattagccaggcctgcctcccggaagtggtaagctgctagcggcggcagctctatGGGCGATGCGgactttgggcacctgcaggatagtatcccatactgccctggcccccttattagccaggcctgcctcccggaagtggtaagctgctagcggcggcagctgtgtgagggcgatgcaggctttgggcacctgcaggatagtatcccatactgccctggccccctaattagccaggcctgcctcccggaagtggtaagctgctagcggcggcagctctgtgagggcgatgcgggctttgggcacctgcaggatagtatcccatactgccccggccccctaattagccaggcctgcctcccggaagtggtaagctgctagcggcggcagctctgtgagggcgatgcgggctttgggcacctgcaggatagtatcccatactgccctggccccctaattagccagacctgcctcccggaagtggtaagctgctagcggcggcagctctgtgagggcgatgcaggccttgggcacctgcaggatagtatcccatactgccctggccccctaattagccaggcctgcctcccggaagtggtaagctgctagcggcggcagctctgtgagggcgatgtgggctttgggcacctgcaggatagtatcccatactgccctggccccctaattagccaggcctacctcccggaagtggtaagctgccttcggcggcagctctgtgagggcgatgtaggccttgggcacctgcaggatagtatcccatactgccctggccccctaattatccaggcctgcctcccggaagtggtaagctgctagcggcggcagctctgtgagggcgatgcaggCTTTGGACACCTGCAGGAGCGCAGCAACGGTGATGTCCGGGGTGAACCCTGCCGGGTTCCGGATTAGGAGGGGTACCGTCCGATATCTGGCGGGGAAAGaagctgcagagagagagactgctGCCAGGAAGATGGTCGGTTCTTCCGCCGGTCTCTTCTCCTTtggcttctttttcttcttcctccGGTGTGTGGCTGTCAGCAGAGGTTGGATCATCTCCAGGAGGACGGACGGCGTCTCGGCAGCTTCTGCCTTGTGTAGCGTGATAATCAAACCTTTCATAGAGGAATCTTCATTTTatgccacacagtttatttcgcAAGAAATATAACTGTAAACAAAGCTGTTTGcatgaagagcttcacagcaggtTAAGCAGAAGACTGATCAAGGTTTAATGAAGGTTTAATGTGATGCTGATCACagtatatgaattatatttatataatgaagatttgtttcctctcgctgcccacagtgtcctgatgaagagagcagactcccctgtacccagctgtgtttccatgaagagtgactggtcaatggACCCCCCACTcaccttcagagagggaccttttcatacagatcaaaggtaaatgtgcatttaaacaaacactgtttaaaacacCCAGACTCTCACTTAAAAGGCACAGAGGCACATTCAAGCtatgataaaaataattttaactttTACAAATCCTATCATCTTTCAGAATTTAAGGTtagtctgtattctatatataaaGTACATAGGAGATAAAAGaaagaggattactgtaaagacTGACTTCCTGCGAGCCGGAATTGGAAGGGCCATAATTGAAAATTggattaaaaatttaaattctCAGTATAAAGCTTAAAAAATCAGGCTGACCTGCACACTGCTGGGTGTCCATTAAGAAAGACGGGACAATAAATCAGCATCTTctggggggggtgtttctgtTTTAGTTGTTAGATGTTCAGTATAGTTGTTTACGTGTGACAGTTACACATGGTCCTGATATATCTGTATAATTAATATTACACTCATTAATCATTGGAGACtgatttcagttctgccaaTTGATTTTTATAGTACAGTATTTCCTTCTCATTTAGATGTGATTACTACAGTTAGTCAATATGTTGGGCAAACTCAAACTTGATATTGTAATCAGTTACCTAAGAGTTTTTAATTTTTACATTGAATCCATAATTGAACTATGGACAGAAGATAAACACTATGGCCTCCTTTCCACCATCGTGATGCCGGTTCCGGACTTTTTACTGATCCAGAAATGGTTCTGAATTTGGACCCGTAATATCAGTGAAAGTGGGGCAGACTATCATGTCCAAACCTGCCGCCTTCCCAGAACATTCAGCCCATAACtggtatagttttgtctaaCATCAGCAGAGCCGGAGTTGTGCACAACAGCAGCAGTGAAACATGCTGTCAGCTTATTAGCAGAATAgcgttacatatttttttattttgtgaaaaacaaaagatggatctgctggccagatttattaacaaattataaacattttgcaggtctaatacataaaatattGTGCTGCTTGACTGGCGAAGAGATAATGACAGTGGCAGTTCTAGACCGGGGGCCAGACTAGTGCCAGTTGTTCTGTTAGGGGgggcagatgcatttgaccAGAATGTCCTTAAGGAGCTACTTACACTAGAGTACCAGCATTTAGAAGCAAAAGACGATCTCAATAACCGAGGTTATTTATGCAGTGTTTCGCAGTCACATTTTACGTTGTTTATAAATATGTCACTCGTTCTGATTTCATAATTAGACTGTCTTGCTTCAATGAACTtgattattttttctgtttttaactttgcttttcaccacctgaagcgtctcccccccccccagcatacccACGTTAAGAGGCCATCAAAAAATGTGCTTACATTTGTGTTCTGCCTGTTCCcagcacacagaggtttagcgtACATATTTaaaggtaaataataataataataataataataataataataataaaacagaagCTCATGGAAACACTGGCAGGTTCTCATAAAGCACCAAGCCAGAACCAGCCCGCACTGGTCTAAGCATCGACTCCCTGTTGGTGGAAACGAGACATATTTAGCACCTTTTTAAGGTCTATATCACGCCCACACAGGGTACTTAACCACAACTCTCCCAGCAAGCTATTCGAAGTATTGTTGCCATACTTGTGATGAGCCTTACTGAGCATTTTCTCTGTGCTTTGTCCTCCCGGTTCATCTTGCCTGCTGTGTCCTCCTTGCTCACCTGCCTGTCTTCCCTGCTCGTTCCCTGCTCCCTCGCCGGCCCTCCTGCATCCTCCCCGGATCCCCGTCTTTTCTGTTTGTGCCTGACTGACCTCAACGGTTCCCGACTCTTGCCTGCCCCTTGACCACGATTCAGCGTCTCCCTCTTGGCTTTTGTTACACCCGATCTGAGAAATAAAGCTCCAAGTCTCTGCATTTCGGGGTCTGCCTCCTTCCAGCTCGGCCGTTGTAACAGTCTATTGTTATTGCTCTGATACTCAAGGCTGGTGTGTATCTCAGTGTCaaaatgtgtttgtgaaaatgctGATGTTGAGCTTcctgtcaaagaccatcataaaTTCTGTTTACAGGCTGTTTACAGAGTTTGTTAACTAGGGATAGTGAATCAAATGCTGTTAGTTAGCTCTGCTAATTAAGCTGAAATCTGTTTCAAAATTAAGTTAGGTTGATGTTCTGAAGCAGCCCTAATGAATAAAGCTTAAAATGGCATTTTGCATCTTTACACATTAAAATATACAACTAGGTTATTCTTTGTCGGCAGCAAGAGCACTTTTAATGGGaccattacagactttctgttatATTTGTGTAGATGATTTgaggttttaatatttttctgccTTATTGACAGAGACCCAATGGATGAATGCACATCAGATCTACAGGATAAACCGGGTTTATCttccatattgaaggtttgtgTTTATTGCTGACCGAAAGGACGAATCAAGAGGTCTCCAAGGCCCTACGTCTTTCTTAAGTATCGTGTGAATTGGCTTACATTTTATACAGCTGTACAAGAGGAAACTAATTCAAACCTACAATTCTCAAATGAAACTATGAAAAGTTTTGGTGAAACGAGCAGTAGTTAACTGTGACTGTGGATTTTAGTCACtagaggaaaatgctgtgaggTTCCTGAAGGACGAGCTGAAGAAGATCACGaggtacctagatcagaattacccagaatgctctgagcctcagctggaggaggacaatgacctggacactgatggtcagatgcagaagacctgtggtagagagggagctctgaagatcacactgtacatcctgaggaccatggagcaaaatgatctcgcAGACaggctggagaagagtaagaggcGTATCTCATTCTGTGTGGGTTTGACAGATAAAAATAGTctataataaaaacatgcaataaacTTAAGTTTATCATTTAACTTCATTTGATTTAGTTTCGTTTCTATgagtaaaaaatgtgttttttgaaaATCCTGTgcatttacttttaatttaatttcagggCATCTTCTGTCACAATGTCAGCGCAGAATCAAATGCAACTTGACgaagcaatttgagtgtgtatttgaagggaaagctaaggaaggacagccaacacttctcagggagatttacacagaactctacataactgaaggtgggactggagcagtgaatgatgaacatgaagtgagacagattgaaacagcatccaagaaaagtcgaacagaagatactacagtcaagtgcaatgatatatttaaacccttatatgggcgtgtgacacctatcagaactgtactcactaaaggggtggcaggtatcgggaaaacagtctctgtgcagaaatttattctcgactgggcagaaggaaaagcaaaccaggatgttcacttcatatttgctcttcctttccgggacctgaatttgattaagggtgaatacagtctgattgaactgcttcaccactttgttccagaactgaaatcacttCAATCCACTGAactgtttaggtacaaagtcttgttcatcttagatggtctggatgagtatcgccttcctctggattttcagaacaatgagagctggtttgatgtaacaaagaaaacatcactggatggactgttgactaacctcattaaggggaatctgctcccatccgctctcctctggataacctcccggccagcagcagccaatcagatacctgctaagtgtgtccaacaggtgacagagatacgagggtttagTGAtacccagaaggaggagtatttcaagaagagatttaatgatcagagcctggccagcaggatcatcacacatgtgaaatcatcaaggagcctcttcatcatgtgccacattcctgtgttctgctggatttcagccactgtgcttaagatgttttttagtgagactgacaggggagaaattccaaggactctgactgaaatgtacacacacttcctgatctttcagacaaatttaaaaaatgacaagtatatgaaaaaccatgaaactAAGCTTATGGAAtgcagcaaggaattccttttaaaacttggtaaactggcttttgacaaccttgagaaaggcaatctcatattttatgagcaagatctgacagggAATGGCATTGAAGTCACTGAAACTTCAGtctactctggagtgtgcacagaagtctttaaagaggagtatgggttgtaccaggagaaggtgtactgctttgtgcatctgagcatccaggagtatctcgctgctttatatgtgtttctgtcaaactcatcagctgacttgctggagactgcagtgaatcaggcattagagagcaagaatggacacttggacctctacctccgcttcctcctgggcctctcaacagactccagtaagactctgttacaaaggctactggggccAACAGAAACCTGCTCACATACCATTAaggaaataaccaaatacatcaagaagaaattaaAGAATAATTTATTTCCTGAAAGGACCATAAAcctcttccactgtctgactgaactgggtgacaattctctagtagaggaagtacaaagatacctgaattcaggaaacatttcatcagatgacctctcacctgcacagtactcagctctggcctttgtgatgctgatgtcagatgaggagctggatgtgtttgacctgaagaaatacatcagatcagatgaagagcactgcaggctgctgcctgtggtcaagaactccaggacggctctgtaagtgacgtggggatgggaaatcatgtctggtctggcagtaatacatgaatattgtttgaaatgtgtaatatatattatatatttctcctcatggattaataagtgggttttattttgataatcacagctatagctgtttgtatagcagtagctaatcttgaccacagactttataatgactgaaggtagtgatcagtctgccttctgatcacaagcacagcatcctaacctgctatagaaacagtgaggactctttatccacagggtgtataagtggtatgtgagtgttattgtcagcaggcgtgttcatgtgatggggcccagagctgggagattccgtatgactgctgtctctggctgctcactggcgccctctgctggcctcagctgcacctggctgaggatgtgacgacACATCTAGTCTGGCAGAGATAAATatacattgtttaaaatataaaatgaatatgtatacatgtaatttatttcccctcttttatcaacaaggttcctttttaatctggtttatattaactgaaggtagtgatgtagtaaaaacaaaaagacaagatttccacgaccttcctttgtgtaacaaataaccaaagatacagcatcatacagaatggtccagttttcattaatagtgggaaaaccactcatattcgtttcagttctgaatgctgtaggaagcatttctgtaaatactgggtgtggtgcgtgactctttgggttcggactctgtgtccatgagcggAATAACTGATGGAAGTTCAACATGAAAGAGGACAGTGAAGGAACACCAGGGGACACAACAGGAggcacaaagggaccaggagtgaacgaaggaGAGGACGAGGAGGGACAGGGCGGGTGGAAACGGGTAACCGGAGGGAACCCAACGAGGAGTGGAAGCCGCAGGGGCCATAGGCGATCatgaggagggagcaggagggaatgcTGAAGCTGATGAGGAGGAAGGCAGAGGGACCAACGATGGGGGCGAGGAGGAAGGCAAAGGGGACACAGGCAAAGGAGAGGAGGGAACCGCAGCCGCGGCAGATGAAGGCGCAGCCGCTGCCAGCCAAGGCGTAGGCGACCAATGAGCCAAAGATGGGGGACCTGCAGTTGCCCAATGAGGTATTGGAGGCGGGACTGCCACCAGCCGACAAGGTGCCGCAGGCAGAACCGAGACAGAGAGGTGGGGGCCTGGCCGGGATCTGCCCTGCGGTGATGGTGGCGGTAGAGCAGTCactggggaagccagggaggttAGACagatccccgaggggtcccccTGGAGCTCCTCCTCCAACTCCACTATGGAGGAAGGAGCGGTGGTCCAACAGTCAGGGTCCTCCTCGGGGACAGGGGCCAGACTCAGAGGGTCAGGAACAGGGATGGACGGAACCTGGGCTGGGACCTGAAACACGGGCGGAACAGGAGGCGGAGGTGGCACCGGGACCTCGGGCGGAGCAGCGGGCGGAGGCATAGCAGGGACCTCGGGCAGTGCAggaggcagagggggcgccggagCCTCAGGGGTTGCAGGAAGTGGAGGCGGCGCCAAGACCTTTTGGGGGTGCAGGAGGCAGTACATCAACCTCGGGCGGCGAAGCTTCAGGCAGCACAGGATCCACGGGGGGCGAAGctgcaggcagcacaggaaccaCGGGGGGCGAAGCTGCAGGCAGCACAGGATCCACGGGGGGCGAAGCTGCAGGCAGCACAGGATCCACGGGGGGTGAACCTGCAGGAGGCTCAGGAACCACAGGTACCACAGGGGCACTGCAGGAGGCACAGGAACCATGGGGGGAGCTGCAGGAGGCACAGGAACCATGGGGGGCGCTGCAGGAGGCACAGGAACCATGGGGGGCGCTGCAGGGGCTTGTGCCTCGGCAGCGGGCGCTGTTCGGTTCCGGACCTTGGGGACCCGCGGGATCAAGTCCTCAacagacctggcccctttaagggccAGATGCTTCCCCAGAAAGGGGTACGCTGCTGATGTGGACAGCACGGTGGCAGTCCACTGGCCAGGGCTACATTCCGCATATTGGATTCCACCACCCCGCATCTTAGCCGCCGCAAGTTTTCGCGCACCTCCCCAGCAAGGTGCATGTCTCCAGGTAGGGACATCTCCTCCAGGATGTAACAGCACTGGAAGGCTAGACCGCGAAGCAGGGGATCATCCCTGAATTCGGGCTGATTGAGCCAGTATATCACCTCATCGGTCATGGTGAGGTATTCCTCTTCTGGGAGGCGAGGTGTCTGGCTGGGGAGTCCGGTCATTCTGTCATGACTGACGTGGTGAAGAGCGGGGAAGAAGGCAAGGGGAACAGGCGTGGGGTAAATAAAAGGGTTTTTAATAGGAAAAGGAGCAAGACTTCAataaccggactggggaaaacatacctaaTGCAGTAATACAATGCACTAATGAcagtaacaggaaacagctggtgaacatggggaatccacacggggttaacgagggggcatggcacacaggaggatcggatgaTCGGGGCATAACACTGACGTATAATAGATATGTGTGCCACCAGGACACCATGGCTAAGAATCAAATCCAGGGtgtggttacaggcatgagtaGCCCGACTACATTCTATAGAGTCTAGAATAGCAGAAAACGTTGTTGTTAAAGGATCGCTGTCATTCTCCACCAGGAGTGTTGAAAAATCTGCAAACTCCAGGGACCAgatggtctatacacaataatattggtaattggaggttagggaccaggcagtctatacataataacaatggtgattggaggtgaaGAACTACAAAGAGAGTTATTATGACATACACTATGGTGGAATAGACCTTCACGATTAAAAGTGcggggaacagacacagtcCCATTAACATGAACCCTAGgtgacgactctaagcgactagcaggcaGTCGGTTATGtcggtttgcctgccgcctggacttggctctggctagtcagcgatttgcctggagactatgagctatgcttttggACAGGAGATTGGCACCAGCCcacg
The sequence above is drawn from the Brienomyrus brachyistius isolate T26 unplaced genomic scaffold, BBRACH_0.4 scaffold39, whole genome shotgun sequence genome and encodes:
- the LOC125722471 gene encoding NACHT, LRR and PYD domains-containing protein 12-like isoform X3 is translated as MEEPVLEISPSVERKTKGTESVLMKRADSPVPSCVSMKSDWSMDPPLTFREGPFHTDQRDPMDECTSDLQDKPGLSSILKSLEENAVRFLKDELKKITRYLDQNYPECSEPQLEEDNDLDTDGQMQKTCGREGALKITLYILRTMEQNDLADRLEKRHLLSQCQRRIKCNLTKQFECVFEGKAKEGQPTLLREIYTELYITEGGTGAVNDEHEVRQIETASKKSRTEDTTVKCNDIFKPLYGRVTPIRTVLTKGVAGIGKTVSVQKFILDWAEGKANQDVHFIFALPFRDLNLIKGEYSLIELLHHFVPELKSLQSTELFRYKVLFILDGLDEYRLPLDFQNNESWFDVTKKTSLDGLLTNLIKGNLLPSALLWITSRPAAANQIPAKCVQQVTEIRGFSDTQKEEYFKKRFNDQSLASRIITHVKSSRSLFIMCHIPVFCWISATVLKMFFSETDRGEIPRTLTEMYTHFLIFQTNLKNDKYMKNHETKLMECSKEFLLKLGKLAFDNLEKGNLIFYEQDLTGNGIEVTETSVYSGVCTEVFKEEYGLYQEKVYCFVHLSIQEYLAALYVFLSNSSADLLETAVNQALESKNGHLDLYLRFLLGLSTDSSKTLLQRLLGPTETCSHTIKEITKYIKKKLKNNLFPERTINLFHCLTELGDNSLVEEVQRYLNSGNISSDDLSPAQYSALAFVMLMSDEELDVFDLKKYIRSDEEHCRLLPVVKNSRTALLNSCDLIDEHCEVLSSALRSNSSPLRELDLSDNNLKDSGVKLLSAALGDLHCKLGILRLSGCRVTEEGCSSLASALMLNPSHLRELDLSYNHPGDSGVKLLSSLLEDLSCKLEKLQVGRCELTEKCCESLTSALRSNSSLLRELDLSDNDLQDSGVKLLSAGLGDLHCKLEILRLSGCRVTEEGCSSLASALRSNPSHLRELDLSYNHPGDSGVKLLSAVLEDPSCKLEKLHVDHGGECRTRPGLQKYSCQLILDLRTAHRRLSLSGGNRKATWGTKEPYPDHPERFDRCYQVLCRESLTGRCYWEAEWGGAGAWIGVTYKGIRRKGGSTDCALGANDKSWILICDPHSYSVLHNNKQTVITIEPSGSHRVGVYLDWEAGALSFYRVSPEGLTLLHRFTSSFTEPLCPGFGLYINCSVSLCMLG
- the LOC125722471 gene encoding NLR family CARD domain-containing protein 3-like isoform X6, which encodes MEEPVLEISPSVERKTKGTESVLMKRADSPVPSCVSMKSDWSMDPPLTFREGPFHTDQRDPMDECTSDLQDKPGLSSILKSLEENAVRFLKDELKKITRYLDQNYPECSEPQLEEDNDLDTDGQMQKTCGREGALKITLYILRTMEQNDLADRLEKRHLLSQCQRRIKCNLTKQFECVFEGKAKEGQPTLLREIYTELYITEGGTGAVNDEHEVRQIETASKKSRTEDTTVKCNDIFKPLYGRVTPIRTVLTKGVAGIGKTVSVQKFILDWAEGKANQDVHFIFALPFRDLNLIKGEYSLIELLHHFVPELKSLQSTELFRYKVLFILDGLDEYRLPLDFQNNESWFDVTKKTSLDGLLTNLIKGNLLPSALLWITSRPAAANQIPAKCVQQVTEIRGFSDTQKEEYFKKRFNDQSLASRIITHVKSSRSLFIMCHIPVFCWISATVLKMFFSETDRGEIPRTLTEMYTHFLIFQTNLKNDKYMKNHETKLMECSKEFLLKLGKLAFDNLEKGNLIFYEQDLTGNGIEVTETSVYSGVCTEVFKEEYGLYQEKVYCFVHLSIQEYLAALYVFLSNSSADLLETAVNQALESKNGHLDLYLRFLLGLSTDSSKTLLQRLLGPTETCSHTIKEITKYIKKKLKNNLFPERTINLFHCLTELGDNSLVEEVQRYLNSGNISSDDLSPAQYSALAFVMLMSDEELDVFDLKKYIRSDEEHCRLLPVVKNSRTALLNSCDLIDEHCEVLSSALRSNSSPLRELDLSDNNLKDSGVKLLSAALGDLHCKLGILRLSGCRVTEEGCSSLASALMSNPSHLRELDLSYNHPGDSGVKLLSAVLEDPSCKLEKLHVDHGGECRTRPGLQKYSCQLILDLRTAHRRLSLSGGNRKATWGTKEPYPDHPERFDRCYQVLCRESLTGRCYWEAEWGGAGAWIGVTYKGIRRKGGSTDCALGANDKSWILICDPHSYSVLHNNKQTVITIEPSGSHRVGVYLDWEAGALSFYRVSPEGLTLLHRFTSSFTEPLCPGFGLYINCSVSLCMLG
- the LOC125722471 gene encoding NACHT, LRR and PYD domains-containing protein 12-like isoform X1; amino-acid sequence: MEEPVLEISPSVERKTKGTESVLMKRADSPVPSCVSMKSDWSMDPPLTFREGPFHTDQRDPMDECTSDLQDKPGLSSILKSLEENAVRFLKDELKKITRYLDQNYPECSEPQLEEDNDLDTDGQMQKTCGREGALKITLYILRTMEQNDLADRLEKRHLLSQCQRRIKCNLTKQFECVFEGKAKEGQPTLLREIYTELYITEGGTGAVNDEHEVRQIETASKKSRTEDTTVKCNDIFKPLYGRVTPIRTVLTKGVAGIGKTVSVQKFILDWAEGKANQDVHFIFALPFRDLNLIKGEYSLIELLHHFVPELKSLQSTELFRYKVLFILDGLDEYRLPLDFQNNESWFDVTKKTSLDGLLTNLIKGNLLPSALLWITSRPAAANQIPAKCVQQVTEIRGFSDTQKEEYFKKRFNDQSLASRIITHVKSSRSLFIMCHIPVFCWISATVLKMFFSETDRGEIPRTLTEMYTHFLIFQTNLKNDKYMKNHETKLMECSKEFLLKLGKLAFDNLEKGNLIFYEQDLTGNGIEVTETSVYSGVCTEVFKEEYGLYQEKVYCFVHLSIQEYLAALYVFLSNSSADLLETAVNQALESKNGHLDLYLRFLLGLSTDSSKTLLQRLLGPTETCSHTIKEITKYIKKKLKNNLFPERTINLFHCLTELGDNSLVEEVQRYLNSGNISSDDLSPAQYSALAFVMLMSDEELDVFDLKKYIRSDEEHCRLLPVVKNSRTALLNSCDLIDEHCEVLSSALRSNSSPLRELDLSDNNLKDSGVKLLSAALGDLHCKLGILRLSGCRVTEEGCSSLASALMLNPSHLRELDLSYNHPGDSGVKLLSSLLEDLSCKLEKLQVGRCELTEKCCESLTSALRSNSSLLRELDLSDNDLQDSGVKLLSAGLGDLHCKLEILRLSGCRVTEEGCSSLASALRSNPSHLRELDLSYNHPGDSGVKLLSAVLEDPSCKLEKLQLSGCRVTEEGCSSLASALRSNPSHLRELDLSYNHPGDSGVKLLSAVLEDPSCKLEKLNVDHGGECRTRPGLQKYSCQLILDLRTAHRRLSLSGGNRKATWGTKEPYPDHPERFDRCYQVLCRESLTGRCYWEAEWGGAGAWIGVTYKGIRRKGGSTDCALGANDKSWILICDPHSYSVLHNNKQTVITIEPSGSHRVGVYLDWEAGALSFYRVSPEGLTLLHRFTSSFTEPLCPGFGLYINCSVSLCMLG